Part of the Tenacibaculum sp. SZ-18 genome, TAATCCATACACTAAATCAACAGGATTTAGAAGTTTAGCAATTGGAGAAGAAATCTTTTGTGGTCGTCCTACCTCATATGTTTGCCTTAAACCATTTAAATGGATTCTAGTAAAACGATCTTTTGGAACCTGCTTTACATCGACTTCTAAAACACCAATTAATTTGGTAGAGTTAATAATAACTTCTTTAACTTCTTCAGGTTTTTCATTTAAAGAAATAACAAGTTCATTTCCTTTTAATAAATCATTCGTTACTTTTAATTTTATGGATTCAAATCCTAAATATGAAACTAGAACTGTATCATTAGCTTTGGCTATTAATTCAAAAAGACCTTTCTCGTTCGTAATGGTACCTTCTACAGAATTTAAATTTAATATATGTGCTGCACTAAGCACCTTTTTGGTTTCAGAATGAATTATTTGTCCTTTAAGTTTATTTTGACCATAAAGACAAATTGAACTAAATAAAATTGAGATTATAAGGATACATTTACGCATACTGCAATAATACGCATATTTACTAGTATAATAGTTAATTATATGTAAAAGTAATATCAAAAGATTTATAGTTAAAAAGATAAGACCTTTCAGGAATGAAAGGCCTTATTGATCTCCTGTTGAGATCTCGAGGGAAGGAGGATAATTGTTAAAATAAAGATAGTGAATAATCTTTTAAATCAGAATATTTTTTAAAAAAATTAGAATATAAATGGACATTGAAAAAATAGAAAACCATTAACATTTTGACTGCTAATGGTTTGAAGTTTATTTTTATTTTAAAGTGCGCATAAGAAGATTCGAACTTCCACATTCATAAAGAATACTGCCCCCTCAAGGCAGCGCGTCTACCAATTCCGCCATATGCGCTTAAACTAAAAGAGTTAAGCCTATGCTTAACTCTTTTTTTTGTGACCGGGCTGGGGCTCGAACCCAGGACCCTCTCCTTAAAAGGGAGATGCT contains:
- a CDS encoding carboxypeptidase-like regulatory domain-containing protein, which gives rise to MRKCILIISILFSSICLYGQNKLKGQIIHSETKKVLSAAHILNLNSVEGTITNEKGLFELIAKANDTVLVSYLGFESIKLKVTNDLLKGNELVISLNEKPEEVKEVIINSTKLIGVLEVDVKQVPKDRFTRIHLNGLRQTYEVGRPQKISSPIAKLLNPVDLVYGLFGKKPKQLKKLQKLKKEDDLRKMLAGKFDREVMMEYLEMDKQQLSKLLGDCSYSEYFIKKASDLQMIEAVLNCYEKYKAIKKGKIERDRIPDKN